One Rhipicephalus microplus isolate Deutch F79 chromosome 4, USDA_Rmic, whole genome shotgun sequence genomic window carries:
- the LOC142814149 gene encoding uncharacterized protein LOC142814149 encodes MAGVPPRPEQTTLQIVVQGVQKEVKALHNPDGSFMTDANGYVYEASDGKRVTLRFMAGNRENDPPPAQPPTPSPACDGDVDSDGALAAFPAAAASAEDVEELWSARKTRFFIAKYSEMKDLVGKTRALRTRRLLWKKLAEAINTEFLCNVTATQVENKWKSLDRAYKKSKKDNNSSGHHRVNCEYEE; translated from the exons atggcgggcgtccccccaaggccagagcagacgacgttgcaaatagttgttcagggcgttcaaaaggaagttaaggcacttcacaatcccgacgggtcatttatgacggacgccaacggttacgtctatgaggcatcag acggcaagcgcgttacgttgcggttcatggcagggaatcgtgaaaatgacccccctccggcacaaccgccgacgccttctcctgcctgcgacggcgacgttgacagcgatggggctttagccgcatttccagcagcagccgcgtcggctgaagatgtggaagagctttggagcgcccgaaaaacaaggttcttcatcgccaaatactcggaaatgaaggacttggtgggaaaaaccagggcacttcg cacaagaaggcttctgtggaagaagttggctgaggccatcaatacggagttcttgtgcaacgtgactgccacacaagtggaaaacaaatggaagtcgctggacagagcatataaaaagtcaaaaaaagacaacaattcttcaggtcaccaccgtgtgaactgtgaatatgaagagtaa
- the LOC119172601 gene encoding nanos homolog 3: protein MASGSSLRPSSQKPFDGCAFCRTNGERRPFYMSHALREDSGPRFKGRVTCPVLRSYQCPQCGCPGGDEAHTLRYCPLNEEIAPSVYKTPRKSNGQLRRSPRAAEGSRCLDCQGTPSPRVAGRWAEPRKPSKSRVCPVGPPLWQSFWRRKVAGPRFAVKFQRW, encoded by the exons ATGGCATCGGGCTCGAGTTTGCGGCCATCTTCGCAGAAGCCTTTCGACGGCTGTGCCTTCTGCCGCACCAACGGAGAGCGCCGCCCTTTCTACATGAGTCATGCCCTGCGTGAGGACAGCGGCCCTCG GTTCAAGGGTCGCGTCACCTGTCCCGTGCTGCGCTCCTACCAGTGTCCCCAGTGCGGATGTCCCGGAGGAGACGAAGCCCACACGCTGCGTTACTGTCCTCTGAACGAGGAAATCGCCCCGTCCGTGTACAAGACACCGCGCAAGTCGAACGGACAGCTTCGCAGGAGTCCTCGCGCAGCTGAAGGATCACGATGCTTGGACTGCCAAGGCACGCCGTCGCCGCGCGTCGCCGGTCGTTGGGCCGAGCCAAGGAAACCATCGAAGTCGCGAGTGTGCCCTGTGGGTCCGCCATTGTGGCAAAGCTTTTGGAGAAGGAAGGTCGCGGGACCACGCTTCGCCGTTAAGTTTCAACGCTGGTGA